Proteins encoded within one genomic window of Dyadobacter chenhuakuii:
- a CDS encoding bifunctional 4-hydroxy-2-oxoglutarate aldolase/2-dehydro-3-deoxy-phosphogluconate aldolase: protein MNDRIFSWELFNKAPLVGIIRNISPDDVQKILPIYKEAGLTTIEITMNTPGAADMIRLALETEGEGLNIGAGTVCTKDDLEMALEAGAQFIVTPIINKKVIKSCVKKKVPVFPGAFTPTEIYNAWTLGATMVKIYPATSLGPEYIKDLKAPMNQLKLLPTGGVSLENMSAFLKAGANGLGVGGQLFDKKLIQEQDWEGLKAHFRQFHSKLAL, encoded by the coding sequence ATGAATGATCGTATATTTTCCTGGGAATTGTTTAACAAAGCGCCTTTGGTGGGCATTATCCGCAATATTTCACCCGATGATGTCCAGAAGATCCTTCCTATTTATAAGGAGGCCGGACTGACGACCATTGAAATTACCATGAACACACCCGGTGCCGCCGATATGATCAGGTTGGCTCTGGAAACGGAAGGTGAAGGGCTGAATATTGGTGCAGGGACCGTGTGTACAAAAGATGATCTGGAAATGGCGTTGGAAGCTGGCGCGCAGTTTATTGTAACGCCGATCATCAATAAAAAAGTAATCAAATCGTGCGTAAAAAAGAAGGTGCCTGTTTTCCCAGGTGCATTCACGCCGACAGAGATTTACAACGCCTGGACATTAGGCGCGACGATGGTGAAAATCTATCCTGCAACTTCACTTGGCCCTGAATATATCAAGGATCTCAAAGCGCCGATGAACCAGCTGAAACTGCTGCCGACCGGTGGCGTAAGTCTCGAAAATATGAGCGCTTTCCTGAAAGCCGGTGCCAATGGTCTGGGGGTAGGAGGGCAGTTGTTTGATAAAAAACTGATTCAGGAACAAGACTGGGAAGGCCTGAAAGCACATTTCCGTCAATTCCACAGCAAACTCGCTTTGTAA
- a CDS encoding mechanosensitive ion channel family protein has protein sequence MTKSKFFSTLVIILLLSLRIAAQDTTKKTTRTVAIPDTLLFRIEKAQAVITQINGANKKGYDSGLIKEELVGVKRNVDQIQAAVSAENAIPSSKDLQNYKLMLTDVQQRTGQWRKTLSKHNNDLQLLSEQVIEFSRDSLLDIKAGDSTQKKLYSGQIADLKLKLQDAGKTTTANLDTVSSLLAEVSEVFFRANDLETTINDYIKESGRNLLGKESSYIWKAPPGNMNRSANDIIKVSYTGQNKILRYFLQSTWDNRVLLFLFCIGFFVWIFVNFRLAASAAISREIGQLDFKYINPKPVLATFIILFNITPLFEPRSPSIYIELNQFLLLITMSIFFMKRLSGKQLVWWFSVLIIYVLTIISNIIVGESLLSRLALMLLNVGSIAFGVWFFRKLREVKMEEKFIKPVLIIYIVLNILAVILNALGRISLAKTFNITAISGLIQVLSLGIFVHIVLEALDLHMKVSVASKRLFSRVNIEKSRVTFTKLMSFVSVLLWILVFCINLSIIEPIFGFLLDILEKERTFGSVTFTLENVVFFSVIIWLANKLQKHIDLLFSGPDVNFTADSVHKGSKLALVRLVIIVVGFLVAITVSGVPLSKITVLLGALGVGIGLGMQNIVNNFVSGIILIFEKPFTIGDYIELADKKGKVLDIGIRSSRMLTPQGSKVIIPNGDLLSGRLVNYTTSNARLKAEITFKISTDADLEQVKKIINDIVDKAEGVVKKAPRQVLFNAITGDSIELKILVWLNSVYSETTYKSYVLEQILIRFKANDIKVM, from the coding sequence ATGACCAAAAGTAAATTCTTTTCAACACTCGTTATAATATTGCTGCTTTCACTCCGGATTGCAGCGCAAGACACCACAAAAAAGACTACACGCACAGTTGCTATTCCCGATACGCTTTTATTTAGAATTGAAAAAGCACAGGCGGTCATTACCCAAATTAATGGCGCTAATAAAAAAGGTTACGACAGCGGTTTAATCAAAGAAGAACTGGTAGGCGTTAAGCGTAATGTCGACCAGATCCAGGCAGCAGTAAGCGCCGAAAATGCCATTCCAAGCAGTAAAGATTTGCAGAATTACAAACTGATGCTCACCGATGTGCAGCAGCGCACAGGTCAGTGGCGCAAGACGCTGAGCAAGCATAATAATGACTTACAACTGCTCTCCGAACAAGTTATTGAATTTAGCCGCGATTCACTGCTGGACATCAAAGCTGGTGACAGCACCCAAAAGAAGCTTTACTCCGGGCAAATCGCCGATTTGAAACTGAAATTGCAGGATGCAGGCAAAACTACGACTGCAAATCTGGACACAGTGAGCAGCCTTCTGGCCGAGGTCTCTGAGGTTTTCTTTCGTGCAAACGATCTGGAAACTACTATTAATGATTATATTAAAGAGTCCGGACGAAACCTGCTTGGGAAGGAGTCGAGTTACATTTGGAAAGCGCCGCCGGGAAATATGAACCGGAGCGCGAATGACATCATTAAGGTTTCATATACAGGCCAAAATAAGATCCTGCGCTATTTTTTGCAGTCGACCTGGGATAATCGCGTGCTTCTATTTTTGTTTTGTATAGGATTTTTTGTCTGGATTTTCGTCAATTTCCGGCTGGCTGCCTCTGCTGCGATCAGCAGGGAAATCGGGCAGCTCGATTTTAAATACATCAATCCGAAGCCAGTTCTTGCCACGTTTATCATCCTTTTCAATATTACGCCCCTGTTTGAGCCGCGGTCGCCATCGATTTATATTGAGCTGAACCAGTTTTTGCTGCTGATAACGATGAGCATTTTCTTTATGAAGAGGCTTTCCGGCAAACAGTTGGTATGGTGGTTTTCGGTGCTTATTATTTATGTGCTAACCATCATCAGCAACATTATTGTAGGCGAATCCCTCTTATCACGCCTGGCACTAATGTTACTGAATGTTGGCTCTATTGCCTTCGGAGTCTGGTTTTTCAGAAAGTTGCGGGAGGTGAAAATGGAGGAAAAATTCATCAAGCCGGTCTTGATCATCTACATTGTTTTAAACATTCTGGCAGTAATCCTCAATGCGCTGGGACGCATATCACTCGCGAAAACGTTCAACATTACAGCCATCAGCGGGCTTATTCAGGTGTTAAGCCTCGGCATTTTTGTACACATTGTTTTGGAAGCCCTGGACTTGCATATGAAGGTGAGCGTAGCTTCAAAGAGGCTTTTTTCGCGTGTTAATATTGAGAAGAGCCGCGTTACTTTCACTAAGCTGATGTCGTTCGTTTCCGTTCTTCTATGGATCCTGGTTTTCTGCATCAACCTCAGTATCATTGAACCCATATTTGGTTTTCTGCTGGATATCCTTGAAAAAGAGCGCACGTTTGGTTCGGTGACATTTACCCTGGAAAATGTGGTGTTCTTTTCGGTAATCATCTGGCTGGCTAATAAGTTGCAAAAACACATCGATCTGCTGTTTTCGGGGCCGGATGTTAATTTTACGGCAGATTCTGTCCATAAGGGCTCCAAACTGGCGCTCGTCCGGCTGGTTATCATTGTGGTTGGTTTCCTGGTTGCCATTACCGTTTCCGGGGTTCCGCTCAGCAAAATTACCGTGTTGTTAGGAGCATTGGGTGTGGGTATTGGGCTGGGTATGCAGAACATTGTCAACAACTTCGTGTCCGGGATTATCCTGATTTTTGAAAAACCCTTTACGATCGGCGACTACATTGAACTGGCCGACAAAAAAGGGAAAGTGCTTGATATCGGGATCCGGTCGAGCCGGATGCTTACGCCTCAGGGTTCAAAAGTGATTATTCCAAATGGCGATCTGCTTTCAGGCAGGCTGGTCAATTATACAACCAGCAACGCGCGTTTGAAAGCGGAAATTACTTTTAAAATCAGCACGGATGCAGATCTGGAACAAGTAAAAAAAATAATCAACGACATTGTCGACAAGGCCGAGGGCGTCGTTAAAAAAGCGCCCCGGCAAGTGTTGTTCAATGCCATTACAGGTGACAGCATTGAGCTGAAAATCCTGGTTTGGCTGAATAGCGTTTACTCAGAAACCACTTACAAAAGCTATGTTTTAGAGCAGATCTTAATCCGCTTTAAGGCGAATGACATCAAGGTGATGTAA
- a CDS encoding PH domain-containing protein, giving the protein MTYKTSWDTLAKIVTAAVTALYIGIFLQVFLGDGEISQGSTYVIGVILILSYGLAFAFRPVDYRVTPNELIIRRSFDKVVIERSNIAKVEALDSDRLRWSLRTFGVGGLFGYFGKYYHHKIGNMTWYATRRNNAVLIKTVKGKNIIITPDQVDAFVDEFQIAGNVLS; this is encoded by the coding sequence ATGACTTATAAAACCTCCTGGGATACGCTCGCCAAAATCGTTACCGCCGCTGTGACTGCTTTGTATATTGGAATTTTCTTGCAGGTCTTCCTGGGCGATGGCGAGATTTCGCAAGGCTCGACCTACGTGATCGGCGTCATACTTATACTTAGTTACGGCCTGGCTTTTGCATTCCGGCCGGTGGATTACAGGGTCACACCCAACGAGCTAATCATCCGGAGATCATTCGATAAAGTGGTGATAGAGCGCAGCAACATTGCGAAAGTGGAAGCGCTGGATAGCGACAGGTTGCGATGGAGCCTTCGTACGTTCGGCGTGGGCGGGCTTTTTGGCTATTTCGGCAAATATTATCATCATAAAATCGGAAATATGACCTGGTATGCAACCAGAAGAAACAATGCTGTTCTGATCAAGACAGTGAAAGGAAAAAATATCATTATTACCCCAGACCAGGTCGATGCTTTTGTGGACGAATTCCAGATAGCAGGTAACGTATTGTCTTAG
- a CDS encoding VOC family protein, whose translation MPKLNTYLNFDGKAEEAFNFYKSVFGGEFLMIQRMSDMPGAEQLPENERGHIMHISLPIGKDDVLMASDIVPSMGHKLELGNYAYISVFTDGREEADRLFAGLSEGGEIEMALEDTFWGDYFGSFRDKFGINWMINYPQQGH comes from the coding sequence ATGCCAAAACTAAACACCTATCTTAACTTCGACGGCAAAGCCGAGGAGGCATTCAACTTTTACAAATCGGTTTTCGGAGGTGAATTTCTGATGATTCAACGCATGTCGGACATGCCCGGAGCCGAGCAGCTTCCTGAAAATGAAAGAGGCCATATCATGCACATTTCGCTTCCTATTGGCAAAGACGATGTGCTAATGGCCTCCGACATAGTTCCTTCAATGGGACATAAATTAGAGTTAGGTAACTATGCCTATATCTCCGTTTTTACCGATGGCCGTGAGGAAGCAGACCGTCTTTTTGCGGGACTTTCTGAGGGCGGTGAAATTGAAATGGCTCTGGAAGATACTTTCTGGGGCGATTACTTCGGTAGTTTCCGGGACAAATTCGGGATCAACTGGATGATCAATTACCCGCAACAGGGTCATTGA
- a CDS encoding SDR family NAD(P)-dependent oxidoreductase — MENILITGGTGNLGKTVVETLAESGYHLHLAVRKDVGDSAENVSFYPTDLADSKQADAFVHNILDTNAKIKAGVFLAGGFQPGNLAETSMEDITKMVNLNFATAFNVAHQLIAHFKTVGGGKLIFVGSKAAMDFKNAGSNFAYSLSKQLLYNFSDLINQSEANAGIASHILLPVTIDTVTNREAMPNADFSQWTDPAAIALTIQNILSGKESNAEIQF; from the coding sequence ATGGAAAACATTCTGATTACAGGCGGCACAGGAAATCTTGGTAAAACAGTTGTAGAAACATTAGCAGAAAGTGGCTATCACTTGCATCTCGCAGTCAGAAAAGATGTCGGGGATAGCGCTGAAAATGTGTCGTTTTATCCAACAGATTTAGCTGATAGTAAGCAGGCTGATGCATTTGTGCACAACATTTTAGATACAAATGCAAAGATAAAAGCAGGGGTTTTCCTTGCTGGCGGTTTCCAGCCCGGCAATCTTGCTGAAACTTCCATGGAAGACATTACGAAGATGGTGAACCTCAATTTCGCGACTGCATTTAATGTTGCCCATCAGCTCATCGCCCATTTCAAAACAGTCGGTGGCGGCAAGCTTATTTTTGTCGGGTCGAAAGCGGCCATGGATTTCAAAAACGCAGGCAGCAATTTCGCCTACTCATTATCCAAACAGCTGCTCTACAACTTCTCGGATCTCATCAATCAAAGTGAAGCAAATGCCGGGATCGCTTCGCACATACTTCTCCCTGTAACCATTGACACAGTAACAAACCGCGAAGCCATGCCCAACGCGGATTTTTCCCAATGGACAGATCCGGCCGCTATTGCTCTCACTATCCAGAACATTCTATCAGGAAAAGAGTCAAATGCAGAGATACAATTCTGA
- a CDS encoding DUF3072 domain-containing protein, giving the protein MADINKNGSDENDQIKGSNTVKDPNEWTTGDEPMTGAQQSYLKTLSDEAGEEFDETLSKAEASKRIDELQHKTGRGLK; this is encoded by the coding sequence ATGGCTGATATAAATAAAAACGGGTCTGACGAAAATGACCAGATAAAAGGATCCAATACTGTAAAAGATCCTAACGAGTGGACAACCGGCGACGAACCGATGACGGGTGCGCAACAATCCTATCTCAAAACGCTTTCCGATGAAGCTGGTGAAGAATTTGATGAAACATTAAGCAAAGCAGAAGCGTCCAAAAGAATCGATGAGTTGCAGCACAAAACGGGCCGTGGCCTGAAATAA
- a CDS encoding response regulator, producing MGEGQTVHLADDDEDDRMLIKDALQEANPNLTVIEAENGKELIENVKESGDLSETVVLLDMNMPKMNGIEAIQEIRAEPGLSELPAVMMSTSSNPELKKKALAAGANDFIVKPNTFKALLDVAKSILSRFLGKK from the coding sequence ATGGGAGAAGGACAGACAGTTCACCTCGCCGATGATGACGAGGATGATAGAATGCTGATTAAGGACGCTTTACAGGAAGCCAATCCCAATCTGACGGTGATCGAAGCGGAAAACGGCAAGGAATTAATTGAGAATGTTAAGGAGTCCGGCGACCTCTCTGAAACCGTTGTGCTCCTGGATATGAATATGCCCAAAATGAATGGTATTGAGGCAATTCAGGAAATAAGGGCAGAGCCGGGACTGAGCGAGCTGCCCGCCGTAATGATGTCCACTTCCAGCAATCCCGAGCTCAAAAAGAAAGCGCTCGCCGCAGGAGCAAATGATTTTATCGTAAAGCCCAACACATTCAAAGCATTACTGGATGTGGCAAAAAGCATCCTGTCCCGATTTCTGGGGAAAAAATAA
- a CDS encoding carboxylesterase family protein, which yields MQNRPLSRDFYSFAIFFVTSYLVASLIQAVISLLLGSRFITFQSFHSWLAVLQSVFAISSFALLKYYWSKGYKVVFATALVSTLVLFAQMTMIYFLLMHRDLKSFYMNLTVAGLVLNVLYGTSLVFSNAGQRPWLKRGGWLAILTGIPLCVIALWSIKSQDIEFRLLLDKTYRVIAFFGILVPVTFLLDLLMESKSLNNERERKPVILREALKVAAIISILFFGMSFVGESYRSGTGRAYVPSMQVLKQTAEFGPRHYVDHKGDTLRYRLVPPVAYDSTKKYPLVVCLHHGGAHGKDNVRQLSADPAPFLLSDSIRWKYPAFILIPHCPEGAGFGGISEFPDIDTLVFETITTLEKEYSIDTTRRYVMGISGGGYGSWHFISTRPDMFAAAIPICGAGNPELANRLTKKPIWAFHGAKDPLVSVDATRDMIHAIEKAGGKPKYTEFANSGHDIWRYVQAEPGLMTWLFAQKQ from the coding sequence ATGCAAAACCGCCCTCTATCCCGGGATTTCTATTCCTTCGCTATCTTTTTCGTAACAAGTTACCTTGTTGCCAGCCTGATCCAGGCCGTTATAAGCTTATTACTCGGCAGCAGGTTTATAACTTTTCAATCGTTTCATTCGTGGCTTGCCGTATTGCAGTCTGTTTTTGCTATCTCATCTTTTGCGCTGCTTAAATATTACTGGTCTAAGGGTTACAAAGTTGTGTTTGCCACAGCGTTGGTAAGCACTTTGGTCTTATTCGCGCAGATGACCATGATTTATTTTTTGCTCATGCACCGCGATCTGAAATCGTTTTACATGAATTTGACCGTTGCAGGACTGGTTTTGAACGTGCTTTACGGAACAAGTTTGGTATTTTCCAATGCAGGGCAACGACCATGGTTAAAACGGGGCGGCTGGCTGGCTATTCTGACGGGGATCCCTTTGTGTGTGATTGCTTTGTGGTCCATAAAATCCCAGGACATTGAATTCCGATTGTTGCTGGACAAGACTTACAGGGTTATCGCTTTTTTCGGCATCTTGGTTCCGGTTACATTTTTGCTGGATTTATTAATGGAGAGCAAAAGCTTGAACAACGAGCGCGAAAGAAAGCCGGTGATTTTAAGGGAAGCTCTGAAAGTAGCGGCGATCATTAGCATTTTGTTCTTTGGAATGAGTTTCGTCGGTGAAAGTTATCGTTCCGGGACGGGCCGGGCTTATGTCCCGTCAATGCAAGTGTTGAAACAAACGGCAGAATTCGGGCCGAGACATTATGTTGACCATAAGGGTGATACATTGCGCTATCGACTGGTCCCGCCGGTTGCCTATGACTCAACAAAAAAATATCCACTTGTTGTGTGTCTGCACCACGGAGGAGCGCATGGCAAAGACAATGTACGCCAGCTCTCCGCTGATCCCGCACCATTTCTGCTAAGCGACTCGATCAGATGGAAATACCCGGCTTTTATTCTCATACCACATTGTCCCGAAGGCGCAGGTTTTGGCGGCATTTCAGAATTTCCTGACATTGATACACTTGTTTTTGAGACCATCACAACATTAGAAAAAGAATACTCCATTGATACAACCCGGCGCTATGTAATGGGTATTTCGGGAGGCGGTTATGGCTCGTGGCATTTCATCAGCACGCGTCCCGACATGTTTGCAGCGGCCATTCCAATTTGCGGGGCCGGTAACCCGGAATTAGCAAACCGCCTGACGAAAAAGCCGATCTGGGCGTTTCATGGCGCCAAAGACCCCCTTGTTTCGGTTGATGCCACACGGGATATGATCCATGCGATTGAAAAAGCAGGGGGCAAACCCAAATACACGGAATTCGCAAATTCAGGGCATGATATCTGGCGTTACGTACAGGCCGAACCAGGGTTGATGACCTGGCTGTTCGCACAAAAACAATAG
- a CDS encoding oxygenase MpaB family protein: MKWFVKEDSVVREIWGNADTILFIFAGASAEFAVNKSVDWLYFTGKLPADPLARLFSTVTYSRRIVFSEYHAALQAIDQITAIHQKVEKERGAQIPDWAYRDVLFMLIDYSIRSFELLERKLTQVEKAEVFEVFYQVGSRMGIGGLPTDYEAWLIMRNQQLDENFVKSAFSIDLYKQYKKHLGLPRYVMLKEVQVRLVPQHINQLLSLGSWSILKMVLPAYKIARSFRLHQFVKDLILPAKYKMEIAGLDAR, translated from the coding sequence ATGAAATGGTTTGTGAAAGAAGATTCTGTTGTACGTGAGATTTGGGGAAATGCAGATACGATCCTATTTATTTTCGCCGGGGCTTCGGCTGAGTTCGCAGTTAACAAATCCGTGGACTGGCTTTATTTCACAGGAAAACTTCCGGCCGATCCGCTGGCGCGGCTGTTTTCGACGGTTACTTACTCCCGCCGGATTGTGTTTTCCGAATATCACGCAGCATTGCAAGCGATTGACCAAATCACGGCCATTCACCAAAAAGTTGAAAAGGAGCGGGGCGCACAGATCCCGGATTGGGCCTACCGCGATGTGCTCTTCATGCTCATCGACTATTCAATACGCTCATTCGAACTTTTAGAAAGAAAGCTGACACAGGTTGAAAAGGCTGAGGTTTTTGAAGTCTTTTACCAGGTCGGTTCGAGAATGGGTATCGGCGGCTTGCCGACCGATTATGAAGCATGGCTCATCATGAGAAATCAGCAGCTGGATGAAAACTTTGTCAAAAGCGCATTTTCCATTGATTTATATAAACAATACAAAAAACATCTTGGTCTGCCGCGTTATGTCATGCTCAAAGAAGTGCAGGTCCGGCTTGTACCGCAGCACATAAATCAACTGCTTTCCCTGGGAAGCTGGTCAATCCTGAAAATGGTCCTTCCGGCCTACAAAATTGCCCGCAGTTTTCGCCTGCACCAGTTTGTCAAAGATTTGATCCTGCCCGCAAAGTATAAAATGGAAATAGCAGGACTGGACGCC
- a CDS encoding LacI family DNA-binding transcriptional regulator produces the protein MKKISLKDIAQKAGVSTALVSYVLNGKEKETRVGEAIAKKVREIAKELNYQPNHLAKSLRSGKTHTIGLIIADISNPFFANIARVVEDEAKRNGYTVIIGSCDENAEKSWDLLNVLINRQVDGFIIVSCEGSENQIRYLKERNLPFVLLDRHFPDIETDFVATNNYKASYDAGIHLIESGYERIGLIAYQSEMYHMVERIRGYKHALNDNNIAFDANWLKEVTFENMEQEVKTAIDAYLAADYKIEALIFATYGLAINGLKYINELRLKVPSDLAIVSFGQAEVFDLYYCPITYLRQPLELLGKTSVEYLLKKMKNPEEGMKQTLMEAKLIARDSSMAKSTWMAE, from the coding sequence ATGAAGAAAATATCCCTTAAAGACATAGCTCAAAAAGCGGGCGTATCTACTGCCCTGGTTTCCTATGTCCTTAACGGCAAAGAGAAGGAAACCAGAGTAGGTGAAGCGATTGCTAAAAAAGTGAGAGAGATTGCTAAAGAGCTCAATTACCAGCCTAATCATCTCGCCAAAAGCCTCAGAAGTGGCAAAACCCACACCATAGGGCTAATTATCGCCGATATTTCCAATCCATTTTTTGCCAACATTGCCAGGGTCGTCGAAGACGAAGCCAAGCGGAATGGTTATACCGTGATCATTGGCAGCTGTGATGAAAATGCAGAGAAGTCCTGGGACTTGCTCAATGTCCTCATTAACAGGCAGGTCGACGGTTTTATCATCGTTTCCTGCGAAGGTTCGGAAAACCAGATCCGGTATCTTAAAGAACGCAACCTTCCGTTTGTGCTGCTGGACAGGCACTTTCCTGACATTGAGACAGATTTTGTCGCGACCAACAATTACAAAGCTTCCTATGATGCGGGAATCCATTTGATAGAGTCGGGTTACGAACGCATTGGCTTAATTGCTTATCAATCAGAGATGTATCATATGGTCGAAAGGATCAGGGGATACAAACATGCGCTGAATGATAATAATATTGCTTTCGATGCTAACTGGTTAAAGGAGGTTACATTCGAAAACATGGAGCAGGAAGTTAAAACTGCTATTGACGCGTATCTGGCGGCGGATTATAAAATAGAAGCACTGATTTTTGCAACTTATGGCCTGGCGATCAACGGATTAAAGTATATCAATGAGCTGCGCCTGAAAGTGCCATCGGATCTGGCAATCGTTAGTTTTGGCCAGGCAGAGGTTTTTGATCTTTATTATTGCCCAATTACTTACCTGCGTCAGCCATTGGAATTATTGGGCAAAACATCCGTAGAATATCTCTTGAAAAAAATGAAGAATCCCGAAGAAGGAATGAAGCAAACTTTGATGGAAGCCAAGCTGATTGCAAGAGATTCCTCCATGGCCAAATCCACATGGATGGCTGAATAG